Part of the Saccharomyces kudriavzevii IFO 1802 strain IFO1802 genome assembly, chromosome: 8 genome is shown below.
TTGGGGAAACATCTATTTCATTTTGCAGTTTAGATGTACGattagtttttttctttttcaaagccGGTGGCACAGATCCTGAACTGGATGCAgctctcttcttttttacaCTACCGCTGCTCATCACTGAGCTCTCCCTAGAAGCCTCAGCGGCACTATCGACGTCTCCGTCTTCTTCCACAGGAGCTAGTACgccatcttcttccaataaaGCTATATTGCTTTCTAACTTATTCAAATGTCTAGCAATAAGAAAGAGGGCAGTATTCGCCAAAACACATTTTTTACCTTGCAAGAACTGACATTCCAAAAGTGactcttttatttcttcgTCAAGTTCATCCTCCTGTGGGTGCTTTGGTATAGAACCTTGTTGCCTTATAAATTTGTGTATCTGTGATTCTTTTTGTTCGcatctctttttttcttcgttgaACTTCAAATCATTTGAACCGATCTCTTCTAGAAGATAACGAAACTCGAATGGAAGATTTGACACATCTTGTATTGTTTGCTCTAGAACTAAACTTGGATCCATCCTCTATTGATTCTGTTCTCAATATTGACTTATACGTTTTATTGTCCGATTCCATATAAAATGATGGTGATCAGCTTACTAATAAATGACTTTGAGGAAAAAGCACAAATACGTATCATTCTGTACGTAATGTTTAAGCATTGCTCTATTTACATGATTATATTGAAGTTAACCTAGTATATTCTAGCCCCTGCTAAATTACATCCTATCGACTGGTATTAGCCCTAACAGTGTCATTGCATTGTGCAGTACTTGTCTGCTTGCCGAATATATGGCGAGTCGTGGTATAGCAATGTCTGAAGTTTTTCCGGCAATCCATACTTTTTTGTAGCATGAAGAGATCTGATGACAAAGTTTGAACAGATAAGTCACAATCGTGGCAGGCTCTTGCGTTTTGAATGCTCTTCTGAGAATATCCGGATACTGTGCGAGCAGCCTTACGAGCTCAACTAGCGGTGGCTcatttaattttgaaaaatctgcATGCACCAGCATATCAGTCGTAAAGTTGCTGGAGCTCCTTTCTAAAGATCTAAGTCTGGAATGTGTGTATTGCAAGTACGGCCCCGTATCACCTTCGAAAGATAACATTCTGCTCCAATTGAATTCGTAATTATTGATGCGTTTTGACTTCATATCTTGAATAATTATGGCAGATATACCGATCAAGTCAGCAACCCGCTGTGGATCATTCACTTgagatattttcattttgttaTTCTTCATAATTTGAAGGGCTTTATCCCTTGCCTCATCTAAAATGGTATCCAAAAAAACTAcgtttccttttcttgttgaCATGCCTTGTACCATACCAAAATTTACATGCTTTAAATCCTTTGCCCATTCaaagttcattttctgCAGTATCATGAAGAGTTGGGACATATATAAGTCTTGCTGTGAAGAAATCACGTATAccatttcatcaaatttcagattttttttgcgttCCATGGCTGCGCCAACGTCTCTTGTCAAGTACAAAGTAGTCCCGTCTGATTTCCGCACCACAACTTTACCTAGACTTTTCGACCATTGGGTTAAGTCGATGACAAGAGCTCcatccttttcttcaacaaaattATTCCGGTAAAATATGTTCAATGCTTCATCCATGGATTTTTTA
Proteins encoded:
- the YNG2 gene encoding histone acetyltransferase YNG2 (similar to Saccharomyces cerevisiae YNG2 (YHR090C); ancestral locus Anc_5.391), which translates into the protein MDPSLVLEQTIQDVSNLPFEFRYLLEEIGSNDLKFNEEKKRCEQKESQIHKFIRQQGSIPKHPQEDELDEEIKESLLECQFLQGKKCVLANTALFLIARHLNKLESNIALLEEDGVLAPVEEDGDVDSAAEASRESSVMSSGSVKKKRAASSSGSVPPALKKKKTNRTSKLQNEIDVSPREKSAIPVSPSLENKVARTKEFKNNRNGKGQNGSLENEDEDKTLYCFCQRVSFGEMVACDGPNCKYEWFHYDCVDLREPPKGTWYCPECKIETEKNKLKRKRN